The following coding sequences lie in one Miscanthus floridulus cultivar M001 chromosome 9, ASM1932011v1, whole genome shotgun sequence genomic window:
- the LOC136479162 gene encoding uncharacterized protein, whose amino-acid sequence MSSLPQATTGKLKPCYIGPYRVAELINDVAVRLDLPPQARIHDVFHVSALKKFSGVPPSTPPALPHIHHGVVTPEPVRVERARLARGVRQLLVHWRGEPPESTTWEDLDTFHEQFPSFQLEDELLLEEGRDVMWGQTFTRQRRARDIRRAAERAAARDAARAAITSDEDGRAGPSG is encoded by the coding sequence ATGTCCTCCCTACCCCAGGCTACTACGGGCAAGCTGAAGCCGTGCTACATCGGGCCCTACCGCGTCGCCGAGCTCATCAATGACGTGGCTGTACGTTTGGACCTTCCGCCGCAGGCTCGCATCCATGACGTGTTCCATGTGAGCGCCCTCAAGAAGTTCAGCGGCGTGCCTCCATCGACTCCACCTGCACTGCCACACATCCACCATGGCGTGGTAACTCCAGAGCCCGTTCGGGTTGAGCGGGCTCGCTTGGCGCGCGGAGTTCGACAGCTGCTCGTCCATTGGCGCGGCGAACCGCCGGAGTCGACGACCTGGGAAGACCTCGACACGTTCCACGAGCAATTTCCAAGCTTCCAGCTCGAGGATGAGCTGCTTCTCGaggaggggagagatgtcatgtggggccagaCATTCACAAGGCAGCGCAGGGCGCGAGACATCCGCAGGGCAGCAGAGCGGGCTGCAGCGCGCGACGCGGCAAGGGCCGCGATCACCTCGGATGAGGATGGCAGGGCCGGACCCAGTGGCTAG